The Onthophagus taurus isolate NC chromosome 2, IU_Otau_3.0, whole genome shotgun sequence genome includes a window with the following:
- the LOC111426932 gene encoding integrin alpha-PS2 isoform X1 has product MGANETSYWCGVNRLVIVILCCASLISCYNVDTVNFVKHTRRDQEMFGFSVAAHRERGNSWILVGAPKGQSHKQSLQGVKKGGAVFKCDTTRNDSCSEIEFDPRGDTIRNNNVIDKKSEQWFGATLHSAGTDGPVVACAPRYVWFTMRSSPRRDPVGTCFVARNNFQNVSEYAPCRTSNWGYNRQGWCQAGFSAAISKDARRLFIGAPGSWYWQGQMYSVDANAEFLYWPGSYLPFGAGQVIQKNLESRPAVVQTAEGSAVDDDSYLGYSMVVGDFNNEGFQGIAAGMPKGNELRGKVLLYTWNLTNFKNITGTQLGSYFGYSIAAGDIDGDGLDDLVIGAPLFTLPNNEAKYEVGRAYVIYQSSLEGSFRKIHELDGFNSKSRFGLSVASLGDINLDGYGDFAVGAPYDGPNERGAVYIFHGSQNGVRKKFTQKITSEEMSLRYGGPISTFGFSISGGVDLDGNDYPDTVIGAYLSNTVYFLRSRPVAKIGGKVEFAIQKIILEQKNCTLRRDPVACTSFKVCFNYTGVGVPLDIRLNVEYNLDSKKPTDPRMFFLDYPNERAMNESFDLRKNQRENCKIKYVYVKNEIRDKLNPLEVEAKYSMEHGEAYDRGQLIPILDLTEPPIRKDSITVHKNCGSDSICIPDLSLTVKPNFERYLLGSKEKLEFDVIVENAGEDSFETTFSIQIPEGVDFNKVVEVDRNEVRVSCTAGENNTINCDVGNPLPTKTIAHFKLELKPYHKEGMKPSYDFFMVANSTNPETPDTLFNNKLALSIPIYVNSTLFIHGKTKRTEIRYNVTSFESKTIKHETDIGPQILQKYIIKNEGPSTINETEMVFIWPAATKAGDDLMYLVEGPEIEGDVVCEESYPNHKNYLRAHYKKSILASLEDEITQTETSSSTSSSSFSSSGVRLEEGPVRFGKLPEETKIDTNRTEINVEKSGDASFVHQQRQQEVFEESQKGHGSGTKTVHVTEDKGQGQTVTTITTTQNRTTPVVTTNTFWKNTTTFYGPDGNVVKQETTSGGSPSGTFVHQQSGTQHSRGQYGSTDEYGNTRQYGGSSGWTQHTSSQGSSRDKQFKTSGDARYEGGRTDEQSRRQYGSNEERRYQGSSSSGSHATFNVQNKSSHQQSSNRNNDNYQPVIYNGAYASEEYYGETNNYDVDKNRLRPDDENQRNDGYSRGHSTSGRTHDYSGSHSAQGHGYTGSQSSSGQTHGYSGTHSSSYGNQNKNWDEDYANHGLGAAALDHGFKTGGLDLGILGAGKNVDETISRPAGEHYDPDLGLISTAQSGANRQSGHGYQQSSGNQWSQESRWSSGGGSHTSLERDNVETERPNYRARHLGRKKRQTIDLNAADIKDVVKCEATECRFVKCVAGPLKKNEDITVGFRWRVNVHTIRNVSSSQPIKFATMALARISKVPYIGSPINKTLFKHEIVTTVLPPETDGAPSVVPLWVVVLSAIAGVVILLLLAFLLYKCGFFKRNRVSDAPERQPLNKNGHYYNGDEAL; this is encoded by the exons gctTGTGCTCCAAGATATGTTTGGTTTACCATGAGGAGCTCTCCACGTAGGGATCCCGTGGGAACGTGCTTTGTAGCCAGAAACAACTTCCAGAACGTCTCGGAGTACGCCCCATGTCGAACGT CAAATTGGGGTTATAACAGACAAGGATGGTGTCAAGCAGGATTTAGTGCAGCCATTTCCAAG GACGCGCGGAGATTGTTCATAGGCGCCCCGGGCAGTTGGTATTGGCAAG GGCAAATGTACTCCGTCGACGCGAACGCCGAATTTCTATACTGGCCCGGCTCTTATCTACCTTTCGGTGCAG GGCAAGTAATCCAGAAAAATTTGGAAAGTAGACCAGCTGTTGTACAAACTGCAGAAGGTTCTGCAGTCGATGATGACTCATATTTGGGTTACTCAATGGTGGTAGGTGACTTCAACAACGAGGGTTTTCAAGGAATCGCAGCGGGTATGCCTAAAGGAAATGAACTTAGAGGAAAAGTTCTCTTGTACACATGGAACTTGacgaatttcaaaaatatcaccGGAACCCAACTCGGTTCTTACTTCGGATATTCAATCGCTGCAGGAGATATTGATGGAGATGGTTTGGACGATCTTGTAATAGGAGCTCCTTTATTCACATTACCAAATAATGAAGCAAAGTACGAAGTTGGGAGAGCGTATGTTATTTATCAAAGCAGTTTGGAG GGAAGCTTTAGAAAAATCCACGAATTAGATGGATTCAATTCAAAATCTAGATTTGGCCTTTCCGTGGCATCTCTAGGAGACATAAACTTGGATGGATACGGAGATTTCGCAGTTGGAGCCCCATACGATGGCCCTAACGAACGAGGGGCTGTTTATATCTTCCACGGTTCACAAAATGGTGTCAGAAAAAAgtttacacaaaaaattacTTCGGAAGAGATGTCCTTACGTTATGGTGGCCCAATAAGCACATTCGGTTTTTCGATTTCGGGTGGTGTTGATTTAGATGGAAACGATTATCCCGATACAGTCATAGGAGCATATTTATCAAACACAGTCTACTTTTTAAGATCACGACCCGTCGCGAAAATCGGTGGAAAAGTTGAGTTtgcaattcaaaaaattatattggagcaaaaaaattgtactttaCGTCGCGATCCCGTAGCTTGCACaagttttaaagtttgtttcaACTATACTGGAGTAGGTGTCCCACTTGATATAA GATTGAATGTAGAATATAATTTGGATTCAAAGAAACCAACGGATCCCAGAATGTTTTTCCTGGACTACCCCAATGAGCGAGCCATGAACGAATCTTTCGATTTGAGAAAAAACCAAagggaaaattgtaaaataaaatacgttTATGTAAag AATGAAATTCGCGATAAATTAAATCCGTTGGAAGTGGAAGCAAAGTACTCGATGGAACATGGGGAAGCTTACGACAGGGGACAATTAATTCCTATTCTTGATCTCACTGAACCTCCAATAAGAAAAGATTCAATTACGGTTCACAAAAATTGCGGCAGTGATAGTATTTGTATCCCAGATCTAAGTTTGACTGTTAAACC aaatttcgAACGATACCTTTTGggatcaaaagaaaaattagaatttgATGTAATCGTAGAAAACGCGGGTGAAGACTCATTTGAAACCACCTTCAGTATTCAAATTCCCGAAGGCGTTGATTTTAACAAAGTTGTTGAAGTAGATCGTAATGAAGTGAGGGTCTCTTGCACCGCTGGAGAAAATAACACCATTAATTGTGACGTGGGTAATCCGTTACCAACAAAAACAATC GcacattttaaattagaactaaaaccaTATCATAAAGAAGGAATGAAACCATCCTACGATTTCTTCATGGTAGCTAATAGCACAAATCCAGAAACACCTGACActcttttcaataataaaCTCGCCTTATCAATTCCAATATACGTAAattcaacattatttattcatgg aaaaaccAAACGTACAGAAATCCGCTATAACGTAACTAGTTTTGaatcaaaaacaattaaacacGAAACTGATATCGGTCCTCAAATCCTCCAAAAATACATCATCAAAAACGAGGGTCCTTCCACAATAAATGAGACAGAAATGGTTTTCATATGGCCAGCAGCTACAAAAGCCGGGGACGATTTAATGTATCTCGTTGAAGGGCCAGAAATTGAAGGAGACGTTGTTTGTGAAGAATCATATCCtaatcacaaaaattatttaagagcTCATTACAAAAAAAGCATCTTAGCATCACTAGAAGACGAAATAACTCAAACAGAAACTTCTTCTTCAACATCATCCAGCAGTTTTAGTAGCAGCGGAGTAAGATTAGAAGAAGGTCCCGTACGATTTGGAAAATTACCAGAAGAAACCAAAATTGACACAAACAGAACTGAAATAAATGTGGAAAAATCTGGAGATGCTTCTTTTGTTCACCAACAAAGACAGCAAGAAGTGTTTGAGGAAAGTCAAAAAGGACACGGTTCTGGCACCAAAACGGTTCACGTTACAGAAGATAAAGGTCAAGGTCAAACAGTTACGACGATAACAACTACTCAAAATAGAACTACACCGGTTGTGACAACTAatacattttggaaaaacacCACTACATTTTATGGTCCTGATGGAAACGTTGTAAAACAAGAAACTACGTCTGGAGGATCACCAAGTGGAACATTCGTTCATCAACAAAGTGGTACTCAACATTCTAGGGGTCAATACGGATCTACGGATGAATATGGAAATACTAGACAATATGGCGGCTCATCTGGATGGACTCAACACACATCTAGTCAAGGTTCTTCAAGGGATAAACAATTCAAAACATCAGGAGATGCAAGGTATGAAGGTGGTAGAACAGATGAACAATCTAGAAGACAATACGGTAGTAATGAAGAAAGAAGATATCAAGGATCTAGTTCTTCAGGATCTCATGCAACATTTAACGTCCAAAATAAATCCTCACATCAGCAATCATCAAATCGAAACAATGACAACTATCAACCCGTCATTTACAACGGTGCTTATGCCTCAGAAGAATATTATGGCGAAACTAATAATTACGATGTTGATAAAAATCGTCTTCGCCCCGATGATGAAAACCAACGAAACGATGGTTATTCAAGAGGTCATTCAACATCTGGTCGAACTCATGATTATTCGGGAAGTCATTCAGCTCAAGGTCATGGTTATACAGGATCTCAATCCTCTTCTGGTCAAACTCACGGTTATTCAGGAACGCATTCCTCATCATAtggaaatcaaaataaaaattgggaCGAAGATTATGCGAATCATGGTTTAGGTGCTGCCGCTCTTGATCATGGCTTCAAAACGGGGGGGTTAGATCTCGGCATATTAGGAGctggaaaaaatgttgatgagACCATTTCCAGGCCAGCCGGAGAACATTACGATCCCGATTTGGGTTTAATATCAACTGCTCAAAGCGGTGCAAATCGTCAATCTGGACATGGATACCAACAATCGAGTGGTAATCAATGGTCGCAAGAATCACGTTGGTCCTCAGGAGGGGGCAGTCACACCTCTCTAGAAAGAGATAACGTCGAAACTGAAAGACCGAATTATAGAGCACGTCATTTGGGGAGAAAGAAAAGGCAGACAATCGATTTGAACGCTGCTGATATCAAAGATGTGGTTAAATGCGAAGCGACCGAATGCAGGTTTGTAAAGTGCGTTGCTGGACctttgaagaaaaacgaagATATAACGGTTGGATTTAGGTGGAGAGTTAATGTACATACTATTAGAAAC GTCTCATCATCACAaccaattaaatttgcaacgATGGCATTAGCAAGAATTAGTAAAGTTCCATACATCGGAAGCCCAATTAATAAAACTCTTTTCAAACATGAAATAGTAACAACTGTTCTTCCACCTGAAACGGATGGAGCACCCAGCGTGGTTCCATTATGGGTGGTTGTATTATCAGCAATTGCTGGTgttgttattttgttgttattagcatttttgttgtacaag TGCGGTTTCTTCAAGAGAAATAGAGTATCGGATGCCCCAGAAAGACAGCCTTTAAACAAAAACGGACACTACTACAATGGAGATGAAGCATTATAG
- the LOC111426932 gene encoding integrin alpha-PS2 isoform X2, with protein MGANETSYWCGVNRLVIVILCCASLISCYNVDTVNFVKHTRRDQEMFGFSVAAHRERGNSWILVGAPKGQSHKQSLQGVKKGGAVFKCDTTRNDSCSEIEFDPRGDTIRNNNVIDKKSEQWFGATLHSAGTDGPVVACAPRYVWFTMRSSPRRDPVGTCFVARNNFQNVSEYAPCRTSNWGYNRQGWCQAGFSAAISKDARRLFIGAPGSWYWQGQVIQKNLESRPAVVQTAEGSAVDDDSYLGYSMVVGDFNNEGFQGIAAGMPKGNELRGKVLLYTWNLTNFKNITGTQLGSYFGYSIAAGDIDGDGLDDLVIGAPLFTLPNNEAKYEVGRAYVIYQSSLEGSFRKIHELDGFNSKSRFGLSVASLGDINLDGYGDFAVGAPYDGPNERGAVYIFHGSQNGVRKKFTQKITSEEMSLRYGGPISTFGFSISGGVDLDGNDYPDTVIGAYLSNTVYFLRSRPVAKIGGKVEFAIQKIILEQKNCTLRRDPVACTSFKVCFNYTGVGVPLDIRLNVEYNLDSKKPTDPRMFFLDYPNERAMNESFDLRKNQRENCKIKYVYVKNEIRDKLNPLEVEAKYSMEHGEAYDRGQLIPILDLTEPPIRKDSITVHKNCGSDSICIPDLSLTVKPNFERYLLGSKEKLEFDVIVENAGEDSFETTFSIQIPEGVDFNKVVEVDRNEVRVSCTAGENNTINCDVGNPLPTKTIAHFKLELKPYHKEGMKPSYDFFMVANSTNPETPDTLFNNKLALSIPIYVNSTLFIHGKTKRTEIRYNVTSFESKTIKHETDIGPQILQKYIIKNEGPSTINETEMVFIWPAATKAGDDLMYLVEGPEIEGDVVCEESYPNHKNYLRAHYKKSILASLEDEITQTETSSSTSSSSFSSSGVRLEEGPVRFGKLPEETKIDTNRTEINVEKSGDASFVHQQRQQEVFEESQKGHGSGTKTVHVTEDKGQGQTVTTITTTQNRTTPVVTTNTFWKNTTTFYGPDGNVVKQETTSGGSPSGTFVHQQSGTQHSRGQYGSTDEYGNTRQYGGSSGWTQHTSSQGSSRDKQFKTSGDARYEGGRTDEQSRRQYGSNEERRYQGSSSSGSHATFNVQNKSSHQQSSNRNNDNYQPVIYNGAYASEEYYGETNNYDVDKNRLRPDDENQRNDGYSRGHSTSGRTHDYSGSHSAQGHGYTGSQSSSGQTHGYSGTHSSSYGNQNKNWDEDYANHGLGAAALDHGFKTGGLDLGILGAGKNVDETISRPAGEHYDPDLGLISTAQSGANRQSGHGYQQSSGNQWSQESRWSSGGGSHTSLERDNVETERPNYRARHLGRKKRQTIDLNAADIKDVVKCEATECRFVKCVAGPLKKNEDITVGFRWRVNVHTIRNVSSSQPIKFATMALARISKVPYIGSPINKTLFKHEIVTTVLPPETDGAPSVVPLWVVVLSAIAGVVILLLLAFLLYKCGFFKRNRVSDAPERQPLNKNGHYYNGDEAL; from the exons gctTGTGCTCCAAGATATGTTTGGTTTACCATGAGGAGCTCTCCACGTAGGGATCCCGTGGGAACGTGCTTTGTAGCCAGAAACAACTTCCAGAACGTCTCGGAGTACGCCCCATGTCGAACGT CAAATTGGGGTTATAACAGACAAGGATGGTGTCAAGCAGGATTTAGTGCAGCCATTTCCAAG GACGCGCGGAGATTGTTCATAGGCGCCCCGGGCAGTTGGTATTGGCAAG GGCAAGTAATCCAGAAAAATTTGGAAAGTAGACCAGCTGTTGTACAAACTGCAGAAGGTTCTGCAGTCGATGATGACTCATATTTGGGTTACTCAATGGTGGTAGGTGACTTCAACAACGAGGGTTTTCAAGGAATCGCAGCGGGTATGCCTAAAGGAAATGAACTTAGAGGAAAAGTTCTCTTGTACACATGGAACTTGacgaatttcaaaaatatcaccGGAACCCAACTCGGTTCTTACTTCGGATATTCAATCGCTGCAGGAGATATTGATGGAGATGGTTTGGACGATCTTGTAATAGGAGCTCCTTTATTCACATTACCAAATAATGAAGCAAAGTACGAAGTTGGGAGAGCGTATGTTATTTATCAAAGCAGTTTGGAG GGAAGCTTTAGAAAAATCCACGAATTAGATGGATTCAATTCAAAATCTAGATTTGGCCTTTCCGTGGCATCTCTAGGAGACATAAACTTGGATGGATACGGAGATTTCGCAGTTGGAGCCCCATACGATGGCCCTAACGAACGAGGGGCTGTTTATATCTTCCACGGTTCACAAAATGGTGTCAGAAAAAAgtttacacaaaaaattacTTCGGAAGAGATGTCCTTACGTTATGGTGGCCCAATAAGCACATTCGGTTTTTCGATTTCGGGTGGTGTTGATTTAGATGGAAACGATTATCCCGATACAGTCATAGGAGCATATTTATCAAACACAGTCTACTTTTTAAGATCACGACCCGTCGCGAAAATCGGTGGAAAAGTTGAGTTtgcaattcaaaaaattatattggagcaaaaaaattgtactttaCGTCGCGATCCCGTAGCTTGCACaagttttaaagtttgtttcaACTATACTGGAGTAGGTGTCCCACTTGATATAA GATTGAATGTAGAATATAATTTGGATTCAAAGAAACCAACGGATCCCAGAATGTTTTTCCTGGACTACCCCAATGAGCGAGCCATGAACGAATCTTTCGATTTGAGAAAAAACCAAagggaaaattgtaaaataaaatacgttTATGTAAag AATGAAATTCGCGATAAATTAAATCCGTTGGAAGTGGAAGCAAAGTACTCGATGGAACATGGGGAAGCTTACGACAGGGGACAATTAATTCCTATTCTTGATCTCACTGAACCTCCAATAAGAAAAGATTCAATTACGGTTCACAAAAATTGCGGCAGTGATAGTATTTGTATCCCAGATCTAAGTTTGACTGTTAAACC aaatttcgAACGATACCTTTTGggatcaaaagaaaaattagaatttgATGTAATCGTAGAAAACGCGGGTGAAGACTCATTTGAAACCACCTTCAGTATTCAAATTCCCGAAGGCGTTGATTTTAACAAAGTTGTTGAAGTAGATCGTAATGAAGTGAGGGTCTCTTGCACCGCTGGAGAAAATAACACCATTAATTGTGACGTGGGTAATCCGTTACCAACAAAAACAATC GcacattttaaattagaactaaaaccaTATCATAAAGAAGGAATGAAACCATCCTACGATTTCTTCATGGTAGCTAATAGCACAAATCCAGAAACACCTGACActcttttcaataataaaCTCGCCTTATCAATTCCAATATACGTAAattcaacattatttattcatgg aaaaaccAAACGTACAGAAATCCGCTATAACGTAACTAGTTTTGaatcaaaaacaattaaacacGAAACTGATATCGGTCCTCAAATCCTCCAAAAATACATCATCAAAAACGAGGGTCCTTCCACAATAAATGAGACAGAAATGGTTTTCATATGGCCAGCAGCTACAAAAGCCGGGGACGATTTAATGTATCTCGTTGAAGGGCCAGAAATTGAAGGAGACGTTGTTTGTGAAGAATCATATCCtaatcacaaaaattatttaagagcTCATTACAAAAAAAGCATCTTAGCATCACTAGAAGACGAAATAACTCAAACAGAAACTTCTTCTTCAACATCATCCAGCAGTTTTAGTAGCAGCGGAGTAAGATTAGAAGAAGGTCCCGTACGATTTGGAAAATTACCAGAAGAAACCAAAATTGACACAAACAGAACTGAAATAAATGTGGAAAAATCTGGAGATGCTTCTTTTGTTCACCAACAAAGACAGCAAGAAGTGTTTGAGGAAAGTCAAAAAGGACACGGTTCTGGCACCAAAACGGTTCACGTTACAGAAGATAAAGGTCAAGGTCAAACAGTTACGACGATAACAACTACTCAAAATAGAACTACACCGGTTGTGACAACTAatacattttggaaaaacacCACTACATTTTATGGTCCTGATGGAAACGTTGTAAAACAAGAAACTACGTCTGGAGGATCACCAAGTGGAACATTCGTTCATCAACAAAGTGGTACTCAACATTCTAGGGGTCAATACGGATCTACGGATGAATATGGAAATACTAGACAATATGGCGGCTCATCTGGATGGACTCAACACACATCTAGTCAAGGTTCTTCAAGGGATAAACAATTCAAAACATCAGGAGATGCAAGGTATGAAGGTGGTAGAACAGATGAACAATCTAGAAGACAATACGGTAGTAATGAAGAAAGAAGATATCAAGGATCTAGTTCTTCAGGATCTCATGCAACATTTAACGTCCAAAATAAATCCTCACATCAGCAATCATCAAATCGAAACAATGACAACTATCAACCCGTCATTTACAACGGTGCTTATGCCTCAGAAGAATATTATGGCGAAACTAATAATTACGATGTTGATAAAAATCGTCTTCGCCCCGATGATGAAAACCAACGAAACGATGGTTATTCAAGAGGTCATTCAACATCTGGTCGAACTCATGATTATTCGGGAAGTCATTCAGCTCAAGGTCATGGTTATACAGGATCTCAATCCTCTTCTGGTCAAACTCACGGTTATTCAGGAACGCATTCCTCATCATAtggaaatcaaaataaaaattgggaCGAAGATTATGCGAATCATGGTTTAGGTGCTGCCGCTCTTGATCATGGCTTCAAAACGGGGGGGTTAGATCTCGGCATATTAGGAGctggaaaaaatgttgatgagACCATTTCCAGGCCAGCCGGAGAACATTACGATCCCGATTTGGGTTTAATATCAACTGCTCAAAGCGGTGCAAATCGTCAATCTGGACATGGATACCAACAATCGAGTGGTAATCAATGGTCGCAAGAATCACGTTGGTCCTCAGGAGGGGGCAGTCACACCTCTCTAGAAAGAGATAACGTCGAAACTGAAAGACCGAATTATAGAGCACGTCATTTGGGGAGAAAGAAAAGGCAGACAATCGATTTGAACGCTGCTGATATCAAAGATGTGGTTAAATGCGAAGCGACCGAATGCAGGTTTGTAAAGTGCGTTGCTGGACctttgaagaaaaacgaagATATAACGGTTGGATTTAGGTGGAGAGTTAATGTACATACTATTAGAAAC GTCTCATCATCACAaccaattaaatttgcaacgATGGCATTAGCAAGAATTAGTAAAGTTCCATACATCGGAAGCCCAATTAATAAAACTCTTTTCAAACATGAAATAGTAACAACTGTTCTTCCACCTGAAACGGATGGAGCACCCAGCGTGGTTCCATTATGGGTGGTTGTATTATCAGCAATTGCTGGTgttgttattttgttgttattagcatttttgttgtacaag TGCGGTTTCTTCAAGAGAAATAGAGTATCGGATGCCCCAGAAAGACAGCCTTTAAACAAAAACGGACACTACTACAATGGAGATGAAGCATTATAG